A stretch of Gossypium hirsutum isolate 1008001.06 chromosome A06, Gossypium_hirsutum_v2.1, whole genome shotgun sequence DNA encodes these proteins:
- the LOC107937783 gene encoding uncharacterized protein, giving the protein MGRRERSPVNRIRKQGAQEFLANIDDDPKRVKFWVENTIRVFNELSCTPEECMKCVVSLLRDLAYLWWNTLVSVVPRKKVTWEIFQEEFRKKYISQRFMDQKRKEFFKLKQGKMIVTEYERKSVRLSKYARECVSNEAIMCKKFEDGLNEDIRLLVGILELKEFVVLFKRACKVEELAKEKQKANMES; this is encoded by the coding sequence ATGGGTAGAAGGGAAAGATCTCCAGTTAACAGGATTAGAAAGCAAGGAGCCCAAGAGTTTCTAGCTAACATAGATGACGATCCAAAAAGAGTGAAATTTTGGGTCGAGAATACCATCCGGGTCTTTAATGAGTTGTCATGCACACcagaggagtgcatgaagtgcgTGGTATCGCTTCTAAGAGATTTAGCTTACCTGTGGTGGAATACCCTCGTGTCGGTTGTGCCGAGGAAGAAAGTGACTTGGGAGATTTTCCAAGAGGAATTTCgcaagaagtatatcagtcaaaggtttaTGGATCAAAAGAGGAAGGAGTTCTTTAAGTTGAAACAGGGTAAAATGATAGTTACCGAGTATGAGCGTAAGTCTGTGAGGCTTAGCAAATACGCTAGGGAATGTGTGTCTAATGAAGCCATCATGTGTAAAaaatttgaggatggattgaacgaagatattcGATTGTTGGTCGGTATCCTTGAattgaaagagtttgttgtgtTGTTTAAGAGAGCATGCAAGGTTGAAGAATTGGCTAAAGAAAAGCAGAAAGCTAATATGGAGTCTTGA